From a region of the Deltaproteobacteria bacterium genome:
- a CDS encoding NAD(P) transhydrogenase subunit alpha — protein MSDQLIFGLYIFVLAVFVGYQIITKVPALLHTPLMSATNAISGI, from the coding sequence ATGTCTGACCAGCTGATCTTTGGCCTCTACATTTTCGTTCTGGCGGTCTTTGTCGGCTACCAGATCATCACCAAGGTGCCGGCCCTTTTGCACACGCCGCTGATGTCGGCCACCAACGCCATATCGGGCATT